A single region of the Palaemon carinicauda isolate YSFRI2023 chromosome 17, ASM3689809v2, whole genome shotgun sequence genome encodes:
- the LOC137655989 gene encoding uncharacterized protein, whose product MAESSLVQEHLNAIECKWKFIPARAPWFGAIRERLIGLLKTCLKKVIAQAFLSFSELSCVVTELEAIINDRPLSYTSGDLDQLDILTPNHLILGRRLRSLPREVIDWKDEIKDPLYGENKDVGKRFLYITKKCDDLWKRWEREYLTSLRETHRVGIRHESWPKMGDVVLIHDEGPRSRWKLGQIVKLHVGLDDVLRVVTLKTPQGQVRRPVVKLYPLELWQETDVVISEKTDNKSTRPSRKTAQAATEARRALIPAGQL is encoded by the coding sequence atggcAGAAAGTTCCTTAGTACAAGAACACCTGAATGCTATCGAATGTAAATGGAAGTTCATACCAGCCAGAGCCCCTTGGTTTGGAGCTATAAGGGAAAGATTGATTGGTCTTCTGAAAACATGTCTAAAGAAAGTAATAGCTCAGGCCTTTCTCAGCTTtagtgaactttcctgtgttgtgaCTGAACTTGAAGCAATTATTAATGACAGACCCTTAAGTTATACTTCGGGAGATCTAGACCAGTTGGATATTCTGAcgcccaatcatttgattttaggacgTAGATTGAGATCTCTCCCTAGGGAAGTCATAGATTGGAAAGATGAAATTAAGGACCCTCTGTATGGTGAAAATAAGGATGTTGGAAAGCGATTTTTGTACATTACAAAAAAATGTGATGACCTGTGGAAAAGgtgggagagagaatatttaacttcTCTCAGAGAAACTCATCGGGTAGGAATCAGACACGAATCTTGGCCCAAAATgggagatgttgtgttgatacacgATGAAGGACCGAGAAGTCGTTGGAAGCTCGGTCAAATTGTCAAATTACACGTGGGACTGGATGATGTCTTGCGCGTGGTTACTTTAAAAACCCCACAAGGTCAAGTAAGGAGACCTGTTGTAAAGCTATATCCTTTGGAattatggcaagagactgatgttgtcATATCTGAGAAAACTGATAACAAAAGCACCCGACCGAGCAGGAAAACAGCACAGGCGGCTACTGAGGCAAGAAGAGCCCTCATTCCAGCGGGAcaattataa
- the LOC137655988 gene encoding uncharacterized protein, with product MIQQMQTKSDEQEAAMKLEMRRLAASRGPQKKLNVKDLPLCSDANSWRYAEHIPMTTSSGLIIIFGKMSEKEALVRSRGGYKDVITKWINKIDSAIAAGNVNTLSSIKDLIMKQMKIVHDLNEKILALTTEEDRMKEVEEQAEYEVVIGEHWYKLSNDITAISGSGSSGNPPPTHKTNVRLPKLDLPHFTGDALEWNSFWELYNVSVHQRGDLELIQKFSYLQSLLAGDALKLISGFKLEAANYSQAISLLRTTYRKKDEIKRVLVRRLLEMESPSPDSEALQSFRANFECSLRSLESENLELNELYTILLHGKLPKSRSRDDWLVFDTFKKYLEEEIHNLRSFVSTNVSKPGTLSTISTFTVNQSQSVRPKSKGNVNKFSSQQTRKCALCEGEHWWIQCKTYASKDKKLSRLRFLRLCFVCASNKHFSVDCEKQICENVCRLKHHRVLCDKQQTSEPSKSTNESANKPNNNGVQVRTLSVSNQGQKSRQRSILPTATIVLKGKGRHLVSLRGLLDTCAERTFIRRSALKDVQYRSKGTEKIALRGYLTSKPVNEYETVSISIPYNGRLIIMDCIVVDEFPEYTKKFNVKRNLKTLCKTKICLADKDFDLPVDKQAPMDMLVGVDNVYNKLHPGFRKVGKFILLPTIFRYVVTWSCNAPSVQETQLTVLKLATNEEVIEATHKFDSDIKNDLDILWNLDKVGIDCNELKEHDRKVLEDFESTIVYSEMEKQYVVALPWKSNKSRLPSNFGMALGRVNQQCAKFQKDETYLNHYQKILKDQEDRGFIERVDKNNAVENFHYLAHHSVQKDSATTPIRIVFDCSWRQGKNGLSLNDCLWTGPHITTDLLKVLLQFKTNNYACISDIEKAFLMVQLREEDRNYTQFL from the exons atgattcaacagatgcagacgAAGAGTGATGAACAGGaggctgcaatgaagttggagatgcggagacttgcagcgtcacgtgggccccagaagaagctcaacgttaaggatcttcctttgtgctcggatgccaattcttggaggtatgccgagcacataccTATGACAACTAGtt CTGGTTTGATAATTATCTTTGGAAAAATGTCTGAAAAAGAAGCTTTGGTGAGGTCACGAGGTGGTTACAAGGACGTAATCACCAAATGGATAAATAAGATAGACTCTGCTATTGCTGCAGGTaatgtcaatacattgtcttcaattaaggatttaattatgaaacaaatgaaGATTGTGCACGACttgaatgaaaagatattagccTTAACCACTGAAGAAGATCGAATGAAAGAGGTGGAAGAGCAAGCAGAATATGAAGTAGTAATTGGTGAACATTGGTATAAGTTGAGCAATGACATCACAGCGATATCAGGAAGTGGTTCTTCTGGAAATCCTCCGCCCACACATAAGACTAATGTTAGATTGCCTAAATTGGATCTCCCACATTTCACTGGAGATGCGTTGGAGTGGAATTCCTTTTGGGAATTATACAATGTGTCGGTACACCAGCGAGGGGATTTAGAACTAATTCAGAAATTCTCATATCTGCAAAGTTTGCTCGCAGGAGATGCTCTAAAACTGATTTCAGGATTTAAGTTGGAAGCTGCGAATTATTCACAAGCTATATCTCTTCTCCGGACCACATATAGGAAAAAGGATGAGATCAAACGAGTTCTAGTAAGAAGATTATTAGAAATGGAgtctccatctcctgattcagaagcATTGCAATCATTCAGAGCAAATTTTGAATGTTCGCTCAGATCATTAGAGAGTGAAAACTTGGAGTTGAATGAGCTCTACACTATTTTGCTTCATGGTAAGTTGCCTAAGAGTAGAAGTAGGGATGATTGGCTTGTATttgatacatttaagaaatatctggAAGAAGAAATTCACAATCTAAGATCTTTCGTCTCAACGAATGTAAGTAAACCTGGAACTTTATCCACAATATCTACGTTTACAGTGAATCAGTCACAATCTGTTAGACCTAAGAGtaaaggaaatgtgaataaatttagtTCTCAACAAACAAGAAAATGTGCATTGTGTGAAGGGGAACACTGGTGGATCCAGTGTAAAACTTATGCCAGTAAGGATAAGAAATTGAGTCGTCTCAGGTTTTTAcgattatgttttgtgtgtgcatcgAATAAACACTTTAGTGTAGATTGTGAAAAACAAATTTGTGAAAACGTATGCAGATTAAAACATCATCGTGTATTATGTGATAAACAACAAACCAGCGAACCAAGTAAATCAACAAATGAATcagcaaataaacctaataataatggtgtgcaGGTTAGAACACTTTCCGTAAGTAATCAGGGTCAGAAATCCAGGCAGAGGTCAATTTTACCAACAGCCACAATTGTGTTAAAAGGTAAAGGAAGACATTTGGTAAGCCTTCGTGGATTATTGGACACTTGTGCAGAACGAACCTTTATCAGGAGATCAGCACTTAAAGACGTACAATATAGATCTAAAGGCACAGAAAAAATTGCCTTAAGGGGTTATTTGACAAGCAAACCTGTGAACGAGTATGAGACGGTTAGTATTTCCATACCTTATAATGGTAGATTGATTATTATGGATTGTATTGTGGTAGATGAGTTTCCAGAGTATACTAAGAAATTCAACGTTAAACGAAATTTGAAAACGTTGtgtaaaaccaaaatttgtctagcgGACAAGGATTTCGATCTGCCTGTGGACAAACAAGCACCCATGGATATGTTGGTAGGCGTTGATAATGTCTATAACAAATTACACCCCGGATTCAGAAAGGTTGGAAAATTTATATTGTTACCTACCATATTTCGATATGTTGTGACATGGTCCTGTAATGCCCCTTCAGTGCAGGAAACCCAGCTAACTGTGTTAAAGCTAGCAACTAACGAGGaagtaattgaagctactcataaatttgatagtgatataaagaatgatttggatattttgtggaatttagatAAAGTGGGTATTGACTGCAATGAATTGAAAGAACATGATCGAAAGGTTCTAGAAGACTTTGAAAGTACCATTGTATATTCTGAAATGGAGAAGCAATATGTTGTGGCCTTACCATGGAAGTCTAATAAGTCAAGGCTTCCATCCAATTTTGGCATGGCGTTGGGCCGGGTTAATCAACAATGTGCAAAATTTCAGAAGGATGAAACCTACCTGAACCACTATCAAAAAATCCTGAAGGATCAGGAGGATAGGGGGTTCATTGAAAGAGTAGATAAAAACAATGcagttgaaaattttcattatttagcacatcatagtgtacagaaagatagtgccaccactccaatcagaatagtttttgactgttcctggcgacaaggtaaaaatggattgagcCTTAACGACTGTCTGTGGACTGGACCACATATTACGACAGATTTGCTCAAGGTCTTATTGCAGTTCAAAACTAACAACTACGCCTGTATTAGTGATATAGAAAAAGCGTTTCTTATGGTGCAATTGAGAGAAGAAGACCGCAATTACACACAGTTTTTGTGA